The Gammaproteobacteria bacterium nucleotide sequence CCGGTGGCGGCATTGGCGAAGGTGCGCGGGATGGCCATCAGGCTGGTGAACAGGGCGAACTGGGTGGCGGTATACGCGGGGTGTGTGGTGCGCGCGATGAAGGCGACGAAAGCCGCCGTGCCGACGCCGACGCCGAACGCTTCCAGGCCGATCACAATGGCGAGTTGGGTGCGTTCCAGCGCTCCGATGTCGGCATGATACCCGATGGAAGCCAGCCAGGCGAAACCAAAGATCGCCAGCAACTGCACCACGCCGAACACCCACAGCGCGCGATTAATGCCGATCTTCACCATCCACAGTCCACCCAGCAGGCCACCAATGACGGCGGGCCACAGCCCGGCATTCTTGGCGATCAGTCCGATGTCGGTTTTGGAAAACCCCATGTCGAGGTAAAACGGCGTCGCCAGCGCGGTACACATACTGTCACCGAGTTTGTAGAACAGCAGGAACGCGAGGATCAACAACGCGCTGCCCCAGCCCTGGCGATTGATGAATTCACGGAACGGCTCCACCACGGCATCGCGCAGCGACTTGGGTGGCACGGCGCGGTGCGGCTCCTGCACCATCAAAGTCATGGCGATGCCCGGCAGCATGAACAGCGCGGTAATCATAAACACCATGTTCCACGGCAGCATGTCAGCCAGCACCAGCGACAGCGAGCCCGGCACCAGCCCCGCAATGCGGTAGGCATTCACATGCACTGCGTTGCCCAGCCCCAGCTCGCTATCCTCCAGCAACTCGCGGCGGTAGGCATCGAGCACAATGTCCTGCGTCGCGCTCAGAAAAGCGAGCAGCGTGGCGATCCAGGCGATGGTGCGCAGATCACTCTGCGGCGAGAACGCGCCCATCGACGCAATCACGGCCAGCAAGCCAAACTGCGTCAGCACCATCCATCCCCGCCGCCGCCCCAGCATCGGCACGACATAGCGGTCAAGCAGCGGCGACCAGAGAAATTTCCAGGTATAGGGAAACTGGATCAACGCAAACAGGCCGATGGTCTTGAGATCGACATGCTCAGTGCGCAGCCAGGCCGGCAACAAATTAAACAGGAGATACAACGGCAGACCAGAAGAGAATCCGGTAAACACACAGATCAGCATGCGCCGGGTAAAAAGCTGCTGCCAAACGGACATTATTCTTTTCCTAATCAGCCCAAAATCGCCGCGAGTTCGCGGATGAAGTTCAATCCTGCCTCCAGAGGCTACATCATTTCGTCGCCCAGTTCATCCGGATCGGACAGGTTTTTCATGGCGGTATCACTCGTTTGACGCGTCCTTGACTGCAGTGTGGGCATGACGAAGCCAGTGCGTTAGAATTGCGGGTTCTGCAACAATGAGCAAACGACTCAATATGCCCCCGGCGCTATCCATACGCAATCTCACCAAGACCTACAAGAACGGCCAAGTCGCCCTGAGCGGTATCGATCTGGACGTCCAGCCGGGGGATTTCTTCGCACTGCTCGGCCCCAATGGCGCGGGCAAGTCCACCACCATCGGCATCATCTGCTCACTGATCAACAAAAGCGGCGGCAAGGTGTGGGTGAATGGACACGACATCGACACTGAATTTCCTCAGGCCAAGGCCTGCATCGGGCTGGTGCCGCAGGAGTTCAATTTCAACATCTTCGAGCCGGTGGGTGAAATCGTCATCAATCAGGGCGGCTATTACGGACTGCCCCGCAAACTTGCCACGGAACGCGCCGAGCGTTATCTCACCCAGCTAGGCTTATGGGAGCGGCGCCATGAACAGGCGCGCACACTCTCCGGCGGGATGAAACGGCGCCTCATGATCGCGCGCGCACTGGTGCACGAACCACGGATCCTGATCCTGGATGAACCCACGGCGGGAGTCGACATCGAGATACGCCACTCGATGTGGACCTTCCTCGAACAACTCAACGCCCAAGGCACCACCATTATCCTCACCACACACTATCTGGAAGAAGCCGAACGGCTGTGTCGCAACATCGCCATCATCGATCACGGACAGATCGTGGAAAACACCAGCATGAAGGCACTGCTCGGCCAACTCAACACTCATACCCTGGTGTTGGATCTCGCCCAAGCCATCGCCCATGCGCCCGTCCTCAGCGATTACACAACACGCCTCGTAGATGATCACACCCTCGAAGTCGATGTGTGCAAAGGGCAAGATCTCAATTCGATCTTCACCGCGCTTGGCGCGCAAAGCATCGCCGTCGCCAGCATGCGCAACAAAACCAATCGCCTGGAAGAATCGTTCCTGCATCTCATCGGCAACGGGGCCAAGCCATGAACGCACGCGCACAATACATCGCCTTTCAAGCCATCCTGGTCAAAGAAATCCTGCGCTTCACACGCATCTGGATTCAGACCATCCTGCCGCCGATGATCACCACCGCGCTTTACTTCGTCATCTTCGGCCACCTCATCGGCTCCCAGATCGGGGCGATACAAGGATTCAACTACATGGACTATCTGGTGCCCGGCCTGATCCTCATGGCCGTGATCACCC carries:
- a CDS encoding AmpG family muropeptide MFS transporter; this translates as MSVWQQLFTRRMLICVFTGFSSGLPLYLLFNLLPAWLRTEHVDLKTIGLFALIQFPYTWKFLWSPLLDRYVVPMLGRRRGWMVLTQFGLLAVIASMGAFSPQSDLRTIAWIATLLAFLSATQDIVLDAYRRELLEDSELGLGNAVHVNAYRIAGLVPGSLSLVLADMLPWNMVFMITALFMLPGIAMTLMVQEPHRAVPPKSLRDAVVEPFREFINRQGWGSALLILAFLLFYKLGDSMCTALATPFYLDMGFSKTDIGLIAKNAGLWPAVIGGLLGGLWMVKIGINRALWVFGVVQLLAIFGFAWLASIGYHADIGALERTQLAIVIGLEAFGVGVGTAAFVAFIARTTHPAYTATQFALFTSLMAIPRTFANAATGWLVEAMGWTGFFLLCALLAVPGMLLLFKVAPWKESPK
- a CDS encoding ABC transporter ATP-binding protein translates to MPPALSIRNLTKTYKNGQVALSGIDLDVQPGDFFALLGPNGAGKSTTIGIICSLINKSGGKVWVNGHDIDTEFPQAKACIGLVPQEFNFNIFEPVGEIVINQGGYYGLPRKLATERAERYLTQLGLWERRHEQARTLSGGMKRRLMIARALVHEPRILILDEPTAGVDIEIRHSMWTFLEQLNAQGTTIILTTHYLEEAERLCRNIAIIDHGQIVENTSMKALLGQLNTHTLVLDLAQAIAHAPVLSDYTTRLVDDHTLEVDVCKGQDLNSIFTALGAQSIAVASMRNKTNRLEESFLHLIGNGAKP